In the Natronolimnobius baerhuensis genome, one interval contains:
- a CDS encoding phytoene desaturase family protein translates to MQALTDESVVVIGGGVGGLSSACYLADTGADVHVIEKNEQLGGRASRLERDGFRFDMGPSWYLMPDVFERFFGAFDRTPSEYYELTHLDPHYRIFFKDDDQVDITPDLERTKELFEEYEEGAGEQLERYLEKSRENYEVGMEHFVYEDRTRLRDFVDLDVARQARGLSLLGSMQGHVENYFDHPKLQQIMQYTLVFLGGSPSNTPALYNLMSHVDFNLGVWYPEGGIGAVIDAIVELGTELGVTYDTDRPATAIKGREGAFLVETPDGPLRPDLVVSNTDYAHTEQDLLPAEQRGYDADYWDARTYAPSAFLLYLGVEGDLEELAHHTLVLPTEWDEHFEQIFDDPAWPDDPAYYCCVPSETDDTVAPEGHSALFVLVPVAPGLDDTPEIRQNYRDEVLDDIAANTGTDIRDRIVLEEQFSVDDFASRYNSYDGTALGLAHTLRQTALFRPPHRSKEVDGLYFVGGDTTPGIGVPMCLISGELTAESVCEDYGHQTAQPQSERK, encoded by the coding sequence ATGCAAGCGCTGACCGATGAGTCCGTTGTCGTTATTGGAGGTGGTGTCGGGGGCCTCTCGAGTGCGTGTTATCTCGCTGATACCGGCGCTGACGTCCACGTCATCGAGAAAAACGAGCAACTCGGTGGCCGGGCGAGTCGACTCGAGCGCGATGGCTTTCGGTTCGATATGGGGCCATCGTGGTACCTGATGCCTGATGTCTTCGAGCGATTTTTCGGTGCCTTTGACCGGACACCGTCGGAGTACTACGAACTGACGCATCTCGATCCGCACTATCGTATTTTCTTCAAAGATGACGATCAAGTCGACATCACGCCCGACCTCGAGCGGACGAAGGAACTGTTCGAGGAGTACGAAGAGGGCGCAGGCGAGCAATTAGAGCGCTACCTCGAGAAGTCACGCGAGAACTATGAGGTGGGGATGGAGCATTTCGTTTACGAGGATCGCACACGGCTGCGGGATTTCGTCGACCTCGATGTGGCACGACAGGCACGCGGGCTCTCGTTGCTCGGATCGATGCAGGGCCACGTCGAGAACTACTTCGACCATCCAAAGCTCCAGCAGATCATGCAGTACACGCTGGTCTTTCTCGGCGGGTCGCCGTCGAACACGCCCGCGCTGTACAATCTGATGAGCCACGTCGATTTCAACCTCGGTGTCTGGTATCCCGAGGGTGGGATCGGCGCTGTCATCGACGCCATCGTCGAACTGGGCACCGAACTCGGCGTCACCTACGATACAGACCGACCGGCAACCGCGATCAAAGGCCGCGAAGGAGCGTTCCTCGTCGAAACTCCGGATGGCCCGCTCCGACCTGATCTCGTGGTCAGCAACACCGACTACGCCCACACCGAACAGGACCTGCTCCCCGCGGAGCAACGAGGCTACGACGCCGACTACTGGGACGCACGAACCTACGCCCCCTCCGCGTTCTTGCTCTATCTCGGCGTCGAAGGCGACCTCGAGGAGTTGGCCCACCACACCCTCGTGTTGCCAACGGAGTGGGACGAGCACTTCGAGCAGATTTTCGACGACCCGGCCTGGCCTGATGATCCCGCGTACTACTGCTGCGTGCCCTCGGAAACCGACGACACCGTCGCACCCGAGGGCCACAGTGCCCTGTTCGTTCTCGTGCCGGTTGCACCCGGACTCGACGATACACCCGAGATTCGCCAGAACTACCGCGACGAAGTCCTCGACGATATCGCGGCCAACACTGGAACGGATATTCGCGACCGGATCGTCCTCGAGGAGCAATTCTCGGTCGACGATTTCGCCTCACGGTACAACAGCTACGACGGGACGGCACTCGGACTTGCTCACACCCTCCGACAGACGGCGCTGTTTCGGCCGCCCCATCGCTCGAAAGAGGTCGACGGACTCTACTTCGTCGGCGGGGATACGACGCCCGGCATCGGCGTCCCGATGTGTCTCATCAGCGGCGAACTGACCGCTGAATCGGTCTGTGAAGACTATGGCCACCAGACAGCACAGCCACAGTCAGAACGGAAGTGA
- a CDS encoding translation initiation factor eIF-1A, translated as MTEESGRRNLRMPNNDEVFAVVTEHLGGNHVQLRCADGEERLGRIPGRMKYRTWIEQDDIVVAEPWDWQDEKATIEWRYTSQDADQLRREGHID; from the coding sequence GTGACAGAAGAATCCGGGCGTCGGAATCTCCGTATGCCCAACAACGATGAAGTGTTCGCCGTCGTCACCGAGCATCTCGGTGGAAACCACGTCCAACTTCGCTGTGCAGACGGCGAAGAGCGTCTCGGACGCATTCCGGGACGAATGAAATATCGGACCTGGATCGAGCAAGACGACATCGTCGTCGCCGAGCCCTGGGACTGGCAGGACGAGAAAGCGACGATTGAATGGCGATACACCAGTCAGGACGCAGACCAGCTCCGTCGCGAAGGCCATATCGACTGA
- a CDS encoding fumarylacetoacetate hydrolase family protein translates to MRVARIATADGPVTGRYEDGVVHSNDETYVVGEDGDLLAPCEPSALYCVGRNFAETLEQMEYERPKEPDFFIKPPVSVLAHEESIPYPEFTTELTYAGELAAVIDEECHDVAEEEVPDVVRGYTILNDVDALDQQGRTARKAFDGSGPLGPWLETDLDPRGIDMHTDVAGERRQEANTELMLFDPYEIVSYLSRRFTFQPGDVVAFGSPANPGLVEPDDTVEITYDGVGTLRNTVASSE, encoded by the coding sequence ATGCGAGTCGCGAGAATCGCGACGGCCGACGGACCGGTGACTGGACGATACGAAGACGGCGTCGTCCACAGCAACGACGAGACGTACGTCGTCGGCGAAGACGGCGACCTTCTAGCTCCCTGTGAGCCATCAGCGCTGTACTGCGTCGGGCGCAACTTCGCCGAGACCCTCGAGCAAATGGAATATGAGCGGCCCAAGGAACCCGACTTCTTCATCAAGCCACCTGTTTCAGTGCTGGCCCACGAAGAGTCGATTCCGTATCCGGAATTTACGACCGAACTCACATACGCAGGTGAACTCGCCGCGGTCATCGACGAAGAGTGCCACGACGTAGCCGAGGAGGAGGTTCCCGACGTCGTTCGCGGCTACACGATTTTGAACGATGTCGACGCACTCGACCAGCAGGGCCGCACCGCACGGAAGGCCTTCGACGGCTCGGGGCCACTGGGGCCGTGGCTCGAGACGGACCTTGATCCGCGGGGCATCGATATGCACACGGATGTCGCGGGCGAGCGCCGCCAAGAGGCAAATACGGAGTTGATGCTGTTCGATCCGTACGAGATCGTCTCGTATCTCTCCCGGCGGTTTACGTTCCAACCGGGTGACGTGGTCGCCTTCGGCAGCCCCGCGAATCCCGGGCTGGTCGAACCGGACGATACCGTCGAGATTACGTACGACGGCGTCGGGACGCTGCGAAATACAGTCGCCTCGAGTGAGTGA
- a CDS encoding adenosylcobinamide amidohydrolase: MEAPAYPAVHRDGVLCVRRPDTEWLSTGWNGGRRQAECAYNISVPEHWSRTDLETYTTERLEQAGFNDADRERPVLLTGVDIADARGAQYGSVTVYATAGISNPAALPMDPDEGQSGSDSSDDALTRPGTGTVNLIVGTTRALAPGALANLIAVAAEAKAATLLAETGFPGTTTDAIVVGHDPSGESVPFSGTGTEVGATTRACVREAVRASLQAHYADRTEQVPASVGEATHGVSTSEQATVFRPRDATTNAGDV; this comes from the coding sequence ATGGAAGCGCCCGCGTATCCCGCAGTCCACCGGGACGGCGTGCTCTGTGTCCGGCGACCCGACACCGAGTGGCTCTCGACCGGCTGGAACGGTGGCCGCCGCCAGGCTGAGTGCGCGTACAACATTTCCGTCCCGGAACACTGGTCCCGGACCGACCTCGAGACCTACACGACCGAGCGCCTCGAGCAGGCTGGGTTTAACGACGCTGATCGTGAGCGTCCGGTTCTGCTAACCGGTGTCGACATCGCGGACGCTCGAGGCGCACAGTATGGCTCCGTCACGGTCTACGCAACCGCCGGAATTTCGAACCCGGCAGCGCTGCCGATGGATCCTGACGAGGGACAGTCTGGCTCGGACTCGAGCGACGACGCGCTGACTCGGCCCGGAACCGGCACTGTCAACCTCATCGTTGGGACGACGCGTGCGCTTGCGCCGGGTGCGCTAGCGAACCTGATTGCCGTGGCAGCGGAGGCGAAAGCGGCGACATTACTCGCCGAGACGGGCTTTCCGGGGACCACGACGGATGCTATCGTCGTCGGCCACGATCCCAGCGGCGAGTCGGTGCCCTTCTCGGGGACCGGCACCGAGGTTGGTGCCACAACGCGTGCCTGTGTCCGCGAGGCCGTTCGAGCCTCACTGCAGGCACACTACGCCGACCGGACGGAACAGGTACCCGCCTCAGTCGGTGAGGCAACACACGGCGTCTCGACGAGCGAGCAGGCGACTGTGTTTCGGCCGAGAGACGCCACCACGAACGCCGGCGACGTGTGA
- a CDS encoding pyridoxal phosphate-dependent aminotransferase: MDPESIRTGERVPHGGDPDQSLLDFSANTNPRTPDGVESVYAEALEASRRYPDDSYADFRDAAAAFVGCEPAQIIPTPGGLAAIRLAMELALEPGDDALVPAPSFGEYAREVHLQGATPQYIDADSLLEVETSLLESCALAVVCTPNNPTGAAAEPDALAAFAARCGDAETTLLVDEAFLGYTDLPSAAQLEHDHVIVARSLTKLFGLPGLRAGFAVARGDRRDDLEIARRAWSLGTPAARLGAYCLRQNAFVRETRERVTSERARVREALETECGFDVHPSEAPYLLCDVGERSVTEILASARDTGVVVRDATTFRGLESHIRVAIKDREANDQLLAALETAMDVSGGTSNSSGGAD; the protein is encoded by the coding sequence ATGGACCCTGAGTCGATTCGAACGGGCGAGCGCGTCCCCCACGGCGGCGACCCCGATCAATCACTGCTCGATTTCTCTGCGAACACGAACCCGCGAACGCCCGACGGGGTCGAGTCGGTGTACGCCGAGGCGCTCGAGGCTTCGCGGCGCTACCCTGACGACAGCTACGCGGACTTTCGAGACGCAGCGGCCGCGTTCGTCGGCTGTGAGCCTGCCCAGATTATCCCGACGCCGGGCGGGCTGGCTGCGATCAGGCTGGCGATGGAACTCGCACTCGAACCCGGCGACGACGCGCTGGTTCCAGCGCCCAGTTTCGGCGAGTATGCTCGCGAGGTCCACCTGCAGGGCGCGACGCCGCAGTATATCGACGCGGATAGCCTGCTCGAGGTAGAGACGAGTCTCCTCGAGTCCTGTGCACTCGCGGTCGTCTGCACGCCGAACAATCCCACGGGAGCGGCCGCCGAGCCGGACGCGCTGGCTGCGTTCGCTGCTCGTTGTGGCGACGCCGAGACGACGCTGCTGGTCGACGAGGCGTTTCTCGGCTATACTGACCTGCCGTCGGCGGCCCAACTCGAGCACGACCACGTCATCGTCGCCCGCTCGCTGACCAAACTGTTCGGTCTGCCGGGACTGCGAGCCGGCTTCGCCGTCGCACGGGGGGACCGACGCGACGACCTCGAGATTGCGCGTCGAGCCTGGTCGCTGGGAACGCCGGCCGCACGGCTCGGCGCGTACTGCTTGCGCCAGAACGCGTTCGTTCGTGAGACGCGCGAGCGCGTCACCAGCGAGCGCGCTCGAGTACGCGAGGCTCTCGAGACCGAGTGCGGGTTCGACGTACACCCGTCTGAGGCTCCGTATCTCCTCTGTGACGTCGGCGAGCGCTCGGTGACAGAGATCCTCGCGTCTGCGCGCGATACAGGCGTCGTCGTCCGAGATGCAACGACCTTCCGCGGCCTCGAGTCGCACATCCGGGTTGCGATCAAAGACCGCGAGGCGAACGACCAACTACTCGCTGCTCTCGAGACTGCGATGGACGTCTCGGGTGGGACAAGTAACTCGAGCGGAGGGGCGGACTGA
- the cobT gene encoding nicotinate mononucleotide-dependent phosphoribosyltransferase CobT: MTRVLLAAGTTETALIDGISAAGATPELMNHTPAADAEILAYGEPTGAPVTPVSPTGCPTPAAISRAVREVVGFDLTVVDAGLARPTMAPTVAFGTEPGADVRAEEAVPDAATIFDRAYEYGASLPDDELLIGETIPGGTTTALGVLTALGSPGGVSSSLPDNPLEQKHRVVETGLERSGLESGDCADEPLAAIRAVGDPVQATVAGISAGALESGIDVTLAGGTQMIAVVALLRRLGVDAPVSVATTSFVATEQGDTLEDVCTRLECDLTVTDPGFDARDHVSMERYCAGEAKEGVAMGGALSLVPDGRLEAVLDRIELVCDRLGVDGPDGSEEAVTPEDDHGP, translated from the coding sequence ATGACGCGCGTACTCCTCGCCGCTGGAACGACCGAAACGGCACTGATCGACGGCATTAGCGCTGCTGGCGCGACGCCGGAGCTGATGAACCACACGCCCGCCGCAGATGCGGAGATCCTCGCCTACGGCGAGCCAACGGGCGCACCCGTGACGCCGGTGAGTCCGACCGGCTGTCCGACGCCCGCAGCGATCAGCCGCGCGGTGCGGGAGGTCGTTGGCTTCGATCTGACGGTCGTCGACGCCGGCCTCGCCCGGCCAACGATGGCACCGACAGTCGCGTTCGGGACGGAGCCCGGAGCAGACGTTCGCGCCGAAGAGGCCGTTCCTGATGCAGCAACGATTTTCGACCGCGCGTACGAGTACGGCGCGAGCCTCCCTGACGACGAACTCCTAATCGGCGAGACGATTCCCGGCGGGACGACGACCGCACTCGGCGTTCTCACCGCACTCGGGTCGCCCGGTGGCGTCTCCTCGTCGCTCCCCGACAATCCCCTCGAGCAAAAGCACCGAGTCGTCGAAACCGGCCTCGAGCGAAGCGGCCTCGAGTCCGGCGACTGTGCGGACGAGCCACTCGCGGCAATCCGCGCCGTTGGCGACCCAGTACAGGCAACCGTTGCGGGTATCTCGGCCGGCGCGCTCGAGTCGGGAATCGACGTCACGCTCGCTGGCGGGACACAGATGATCGCTGTTGTGGCCCTGCTGCGCCGGTTAGGGGTCGACGCGCCCGTCTCGGTCGCCACGACGTCGTTCGTCGCCACCGAGCAGGGGGACACACTCGAGGACGTGTGCACCCGCCTCGAGTGTGACCTGACGGTGACTGACCCCGGCTTCGACGCCCGCGATCACGTCTCGATGGAGCGCTACTGCGCCGGCGAAGCGAAAGAGGGCGTCGCGATGGGTGGGGCGCTCTCGCTCGTTCCAGACGGACGACTCGAGGCGGTTCTCGACCGGATCGAACTCGTCTGTGACCGACTCGGTGTCGACGGTCCCGACGGGAGCGAAGAGGCAGTCACGCCGGAGGATGACCATGGACCCTGA
- a CDS encoding NTP transferase domain-containing protein, translated as MCGGDGTRLESAHEKPLHPIDGTPMIERVLAALEASHIETSYAAVSPNAPETRTHLESIADGSDVSIHSLETPGDGYVSDLLALLERDEIEPPVLTVAADLPLLEGASIDRVLESHACKSRERSLTVCVPVALKHRLGVSVETRLEEAPHLAPTGLNVVGAGERTDILRSYDPRVAINVNRREDSHRATDLLKDT; from the coding sequence ATGTGTGGCGGCGACGGCACCCGCCTCGAGAGTGCCCACGAAAAGCCGCTACACCCCATTGACGGGACACCCATGATCGAACGCGTACTCGCGGCGCTCGAGGCGAGCCACATCGAGACGAGCTACGCTGCCGTCTCGCCGAACGCACCGGAAACCCGGACCCACCTCGAGTCCATCGCGGACGGCAGCGATGTGAGCATCCACTCACTCGAGACGCCCGGTGACGGCTACGTATCCGACCTTCTGGCGCTGCTCGAGCGCGACGAGATCGAACCGCCAGTACTGACCGTCGCCGCGGACCTGCCCTTGCTCGAGGGGGCGAGTATCGACCGCGTTCTCGAGTCGCATGCGTGCAAGTCGCGCGAGCGCTCGCTGACCGTCTGCGTGCCCGTTGCGCTCAAGCACCGACTCGGCGTGAGTGTTGAGACGCGACTCGAAGAGGCACCCCACCTCGCGCCGACGGGACTCAACGTCGTGGGCGCTGGCGAGCGGACCGACATTCTGCGCAGTTACGACCCGCGAGTAGCCATAAACGTGAACCGACGCGAAGACAGCCACCGTGCGACCGACCTCCTGAAAGACACCTAA
- the cobS gene encoding adenosylcobinamide-GDP ribazoletransferase gives MTERTETEPNEGVERDTTGNGETDETASSEPETGWTGAIRSGVGFLTRLPVHNREGDWAAFRSRPAVFPLAGLIVGALAAIPLLASEVLPGPTVAFGYVLAVYAVTGIHHLDGVADLGDALVVHGDQERRREVLKDTTTGVGAILAVAIVVVGLALAGLGLAGLPAIVAVTIAIGAEVGAKLGMAAMACFGEASHDGMAKQVTDAASPGQFILPAGLILGACAIIWPHPAAVAVCGALAGLWPPWYWANRTLEGINGDVFGAANELGRVVGAHAGVIAWMLL, from the coding sequence ATGACAGAGCGAACGGAAACGGAGCCGAACGAAGGCGTCGAGAGGGACACAACCGGGAACGGTGAGACGGACGAGACAGCCTCGAGCGAGCCGGAAACCGGCTGGACCGGCGCGATCCGCAGCGGCGTTGGCTTTCTGACGCGACTCCCGGTTCACAATCGCGAGGGCGATTGGGCAGCGTTCCGGTCGCGGCCTGCGGTGTTTCCGCTCGCCGGACTGATCGTCGGCGCTCTCGCAGCGATTCCGTTGCTTGCGAGCGAGGTCCTTCCTGGGCCGACCGTCGCCTTCGGCTACGTGCTCGCGGTGTACGCCGTCACGGGCATTCACCACCTCGACGGCGTTGCGGATCTGGGCGACGCGCTGGTGGTCCACGGCGACCAGGAGCGACGCCGCGAGGTGCTCAAAGATACGACGACGGGCGTCGGCGCGATACTGGCGGTTGCCATCGTCGTCGTCGGACTCGCCCTCGCAGGGCTCGGCCTGGCTGGCCTCCCCGCCATCGTCGCGGTGACCATTGCAATCGGTGCCGAAGTCGGCGCAAAACTCGGGATGGCCGCGATGGCCTGCTTCGGCGAGGCGAGCCACGACGGCATGGCCAAGCAGGTCACCGACGCGGCGTCTCCCGGGCAGTTCATTCTCCCGGCGGGACTGATCCTCGGCGCTTGCGCGATCATCTGGCCACATCCGGCCGCGGTCGCCGTCTGCGGAGCGCTCGCCGGACTATGGCCCCCCTGGTACTGGGCGAACCGCACCCTCGAGGGGATCAACGGCGATGTCTTCGGCGCGGCCAACGAACTCGGCCGCGTCGTCGGCGCGCACGCGGGGGTGATCGCATGGATGCTCTTGTGA
- the cbiB gene encoding adenosylcobinamide-phosphate synthase CbiB → MILTTLGVIALACSLDLLISEPPNSAHPVAWFGRLVDHLEREWGDTEAGQRLAGVAIALFAPLVPASVAAGVVLAGTAVHPFVGAVAAGFVLFLTTSVRALLELTETVVAATEGDLETAREDVRGLVGRDATALSPAEIRSAAVESASENLADGFVATLLPFALFAPLSLPLAAAAAAWVKGVNTLDSMLGYHSKPIGTASARLDDYVMWVPARVTAVTLAIGGRDLFALRRARAWAREPPSPNSGWPMATLACVLSVRLHKPGVYDLNPDADLPTLADGERAITVVGLAAVVAVIVALGAAFGTTLLSSMLVESTAGTVVRGR, encoded by the coding sequence GTGATACTGACGACGCTCGGGGTGATCGCACTCGCTTGCAGCCTCGACCTGCTGATCAGCGAGCCACCGAACAGCGCCCATCCGGTGGCGTGGTTTGGGCGACTGGTCGATCACCTCGAGCGTGAGTGGGGCGACACAGAGGCCGGCCAACGACTGGCAGGCGTCGCAATCGCACTGTTCGCGCCGCTCGTGCCCGCAAGCGTCGCCGCGGGCGTCGTCCTCGCGGGAACCGCCGTCCATCCGTTCGTCGGCGCAGTCGCCGCCGGCTTCGTCCTCTTTCTGACGACCAGTGTGCGCGCCCTCCTCGAGTTGACCGAAACCGTGGTCGCGGCTACCGAGGGCGACCTCGAGACGGCTCGCGAGGACGTTCGGGGACTGGTCGGGCGCGACGCGACAGCGCTGTCGCCAGCGGAAATCCGCAGTGCGGCAGTCGAAAGTGCGAGCGAAAACCTCGCGGACGGGTTCGTCGCGACGCTGCTGCCGTTTGCGCTGTTCGCACCGCTCTCGTTGCCCCTCGCCGCCGCCGCTGCAGCGTGGGTCAAAGGCGTCAACACGCTCGATTCGATGCTCGGCTACCACTCGAAACCCATCGGCACCGCGAGCGCAAGACTCGACGATTACGTCATGTGGGTTCCCGCCCGAGTGACAGCCGTGACGCTCGCGATTGGTGGAAGGGACCTATTTGCACTTCGGCGCGCTCGAGCATGGGCGCGCGAGCCACCCTCTCCGAACTCAGGGTGGCCGATGGCGACACTCGCCTGCGTGCTCTCGGTGCGTCTGCACAAGCCCGGCGTCTACGATCTGAACCCCGACGCCGACCTGCCGACGCTCGCAGACGGCGAGCGCGCGATCACCGTCGTTGGCCTCGCAGCCGTCGTCGCGGTGATCGTGGCCCTCGGGGCCGCATTCGGGACCACACTGCTCAGTTCGATGCTCGTAGAGTCAACGGCCGGAACGGTGGTGAGAGGGCGATGA
- a CDS encoding HAD family hydrolase: MAVSFDLFGTLVRVETPDDPATVVASELTARDVDVPDDWADAYTELHVDAPEHAEVPLPAHVGHALASRGVGFEHNAVRRAVVAAFDPDVETRAGALEAVAAAREQGPIAICSNCSVPELVARTLIRTDIDRDAFDAVVTSVGCGWRKPAPEIFELTAEELGVSVDELVHVGDDPQTDGGIEAVGGTALLLEDQPLTAVVEQLRAADKDPGATGDP, translated from the coding sequence GTGGCAGTCTCGTTTGATCTCTTTGGAACACTGGTTCGTGTCGAGACGCCGGACGATCCGGCCACAGTCGTTGCGTCGGAACTGACAGCGCGGGATGTCGACGTCCCCGACGACTGGGCCGACGCCTACACCGAACTCCACGTCGACGCCCCCGAGCACGCCGAGGTCCCGCTACCCGCACACGTCGGACACGCACTCGCGAGTCGCGGCGTCGGCTTCGAGCACAACGCCGTGAGACGCGCCGTCGTCGCCGCGTTCGATCCTGACGTCGAGACCAGAGCCGGCGCGCTCGAGGCGGTCGCCGCCGCCCGCGAGCAGGGGCCAATCGCCATCTGCTCGAACTGCAGCGTCCCCGAACTCGTCGCTCGTACGCTCATCAGGACAGATATAGACCGCGATGCGTTCGATGCCGTCGTCACGAGCGTCGGCTGTGGCTGGCGCAAGCCCGCGCCCGAAATCTTCGAGTTGACGGCCGAGGAACTCGGCGTCTCCGTCGACGAACTGGTCCACGTCGGAGACGACCCCCAAACTGATGGCGGGATCGAAGCCGTTGGCGGAACGGCGCTGTTGCTCGAGGACCAACCACTGACAGCCGTCGTCGAACAGTTGCGAGCGGCCGACAAAGACCCGGGGGCGACAGGAGACCCGTGA
- a CDS encoding translation initiation factor IF-2 subunit beta, producing MDYESSLDRAMEDVPDIGGDEQRLQIPDAKAQKDGAFTRFRNLGEIADVLSREDEHLHRFIQREMGTSGKLEDGRARYNGTFSDQDFSMAVDAYVDEYVLCSECGLPDTRLVREDRTPMLRCDACGAFRPVTKRSAASQQQQQADAVEEGKTYTVEITGTGRKGDGVAEKGEYTIFVPGASEGDVVEIYIKNISGNLAFARQA from the coding sequence ATGGATTACGAATCGAGTCTCGACCGTGCGATGGAGGACGTTCCCGACATTGGGGGCGACGAACAGCGATTGCAGATCCCGGATGCCAAAGCCCAGAAAGACGGGGCGTTCACTCGGTTCCGGAACCTTGGCGAGATCGCCGACGTGCTTTCGCGTGAGGACGAGCACCTGCACCGCTTTATCCAGCGCGAGATGGGGACCAGCGGCAAACTCGAGGATGGGCGTGCCCGCTACAACGGAACGTTCTCGGATCAGGACTTCAGCATGGCCGTCGATGCCTACGTCGATGAATACGTACTCTGTTCGGAGTGTGGCCTGCCGGATACGCGTCTCGTGCGCGAGGACCGCACGCCGATGCTTCGCTGTGACGCCTGTGGTGCGTTCCGCCCGGTCACGAAACGCTCGGCAGCAAGCCAGCAGCAACAACAGGCCGACGCCGTCGAAGAGGGCAAGACGTACACGGTCGAAATTACGGGCACGGGCCGCAAAGGCGACGGTGTCGCCGAGAAAGGCGAGTACACGATCTTCGTCCCCGGCGCATCCGAAGGCGATGTCGTCGAGATTTACATCAAGAACATCTCAGGCAACCTCGCGTTCGCTCGGCAGGCCTGA
- a CDS encoding DUF5789 family protein, which yields MSDDGPSRDRAQDRATERKSQRADTTESILEDVERHLGDLEYPTTSEEIAAEYGSEPLDMPNETESLGSVFDRLAGEQYDSPEEVREAVYGEITGQAGTSNEANPERDLSAGDEEKQGSPSERGGDSL from the coding sequence ATGAGCGACGATGGCCCCTCTCGAGACCGCGCACAGGACCGTGCGACGGAGCGCAAATCCCAGCGGGCAGACACTACCGAATCGATCCTCGAGGATGTCGAACGACATCTGGGCGACCTCGAGTATCCGACCACGAGCGAGGAAATTGCGGCGGAGTACGGCAGCGAGCCACTCGATATGCCAAACGAGACGGAGTCGCTGGGGAGCGTCTTCGACCGGTTAGCGGGGGAACAGTACGATAGCCCTGAGGAGGTCCGCGAGGCAGTGTACGGAGAGATTACAGGACAGGCCGGCACCTCGAACGAGGCGAATCCGGAACGCGACCTCTCGGCGGGAGACGAGGAGAAACAGGGATCACCGAGCGAACGCGGTGGCGACTCGCTGTGA
- a CDS encoding LLM class flavin-dependent oxidoreductase: MVRFGWFASLEEFTPDECLQQVELADEYGFDTAWVNDHFHPWFDHKQDGSSANGGNCWAWLPAALDRTDNLAIGTGVTGIIHRYHPGNVAHQLATLEEMYPDRVFLGVGSGEALNESPLGLPMPGFGESAKRTAEAIRMIRALFENDFVSYDGNFWSLDEANLYTGPDEAPPIYIASNGSTLARMAGDLGDGYVTVFEHPDRVQNELFPAVEAGVEKSDRNESINDLDRSIHLHVSYDPDSEEAALEPCLPWRGTMLDIFFEADIADPRTVQRHGDKVDPNVLREEMTITTDPQDIVDVTQKYVDAGFNHIVYQSHSPDQEAFCQVLEEEVFPRFEDGDAEL, translated from the coding sequence ATGGTTCGATTCGGCTGGTTTGCCTCTCTTGAAGAGTTCACGCCAGATGAATGCTTGCAACAGGTCGAACTCGCAGACGAATACGGGTTCGACACGGCATGGGTTAATGATCACTTCCACCCCTGGTTCGACCACAAACAGGATGGCTCGTCGGCCAACGGTGGCAACTGTTGGGCGTGGCTACCGGCCGCGCTCGACCGCACCGACAACCTCGCTATCGGGACGGGAGTCACGGGGATTATCCACCGGTACCACCCTGGCAACGTCGCCCACCAACTGGCGACGCTCGAGGAGATGTACCCTGATCGGGTCTTCCTTGGCGTTGGCTCAGGAGAAGCGCTAAACGAAAGTCCGCTGGGGCTGCCGATGCCTGGCTTTGGTGAGTCCGCAAAGCGAACCGCCGAAGCGATTCGGATGATTCGTGCGCTGTTCGAGAACGACTTCGTCAGCTACGACGGCAACTTCTGGTCGCTCGACGAGGCCAACCTCTATACGGGTCCTGACGAGGCACCGCCGATCTACATCGCCAGTAACGGCTCGACGCTTGCGCGGATGGCCGGCGACCTCGGCGACGGCTACGTGACGGTCTTCGAGCACCCAGACCGCGTCCAGAACGAGTTGTTCCCGGCCGTCGAAGCCGGCGTCGAGAAATCCGACCGTAATGAGTCGATCAACGACCTCGACCGCTCGATTCACCTGCACGTCTCCTACGACCCCGACAGCGAGGAGGCAGCCCTCGAGCCGTGTCTCCCGTGGCGAGGGACGATGCTTGACATTTTCTTCGAGGCAGACATCGCCGATCCACGGACGGTCCAGCGCCACGGCGACAAGGTCGACCCGAACGTCCTTCGCGAGGAGATGACGATCACGACCGACCCACAGGATATCGTCGACGTGACCCAGAAATACGTCGATGCCGGCTTCAATCACATCGTCTATCAGAGCCACAGCCCCGACCAGGAAGCGTTCTGTCAGGTGCTCGAGGAGGAGGTCTTCCCGCGCTTTGAGGACGGCGACGCCGAACTGTAG